A genomic segment from Barrientosiimonas humi encodes:
- a CDS encoding ABC transporter ATP-binding protein, which translates to MSSIELKNISKQYDDGYQAVTDVNLDIADGEFVILVGPSGSGKSTLLRMIVGLEDISSGDLLINGKRVNDLAPRDRNLAMVFQNYALYPHLTVFENIAFPLRLSKGSHSEEEIKSKVNAASSMLELDDHLERKPANLSGGQRQRVAMGRAIVRDADAFLFDEPLSNLDAKLRGQMRTEIARMQRRLGVTTVYVTHDQTEAMTLGDRVAVLKKGVLQQVASPRELYEQPVNLFVAGFIGSPPMNFLPAEVEGGVLRLPFADVPVSGALADRVRDLDLVIVGIRPEYFKDASLGGSEGVDFTAVVDQTEWLGNEQYAYIPYETHPGVQGRLDELDRELDGEGMRPQVVVNLDSRSRVREGAEAQLTFDPSLMHVFDPNTGENLTRDEDKAAEIARDSEEQRKSALERAQRLASEQSERPQQREQTA; encoded by the coding sequence ATGTCCAGCATCGAGCTGAAGAACATCTCCAAGCAGTACGACGACGGTTACCAAGCCGTCACCGACGTCAACCTCGACATCGCCGACGGGGAGTTCGTGATCCTGGTCGGCCCGTCCGGGTCGGGAAAGTCGACCCTGCTGCGGATGATCGTGGGGCTGGAGGACATCTCCTCCGGCGACCTGCTCATCAACGGCAAGCGGGTCAACGACCTGGCGCCGCGCGACCGCAACCTCGCGATGGTGTTCCAGAACTACGCGCTCTACCCGCACCTCACCGTGTTCGAGAACATCGCCTTCCCGCTGCGGCTGTCCAAGGGGTCGCACAGCGAGGAGGAGATCAAGAGCAAGGTCAACGCCGCCTCGTCGATGCTCGAGCTCGACGACCACCTCGAGCGCAAGCCGGCCAACCTCTCCGGTGGTCAGCGCCAGCGCGTCGCGATGGGCCGAGCGATCGTGCGTGACGCCGACGCGTTCCTGTTCGACGAGCCGCTGTCCAACCTCGACGCGAAGCTGCGCGGCCAGATGCGCACCGAGATCGCCCGCATGCAGCGCCGGCTCGGCGTCACGACCGTCTACGTCACGCACGACCAGACCGAGGCCATGACCCTCGGTGACCGGGTCGCGGTGCTGAAGAAGGGCGTGCTGCAGCAGGTCGCGAGCCCGCGCGAGCTGTACGAGCAGCCGGTCAACCTGTTCGTCGCAGGCTTCATCGGGTCGCCGCCGATGAACTTCCTGCCGGCCGAGGTCGAGGGCGGGGTGCTGCGCCTGCCGTTCGCGGACGTACCCGTCAGCGGTGCGCTCGCCGACCGGGTGCGCGACCTGGACCTGGTGATCGTCGGCATCCGCCCGGAGTACTTCAAGGACGCCTCGCTCGGCGGCTCCGAGGGCGTCGACTTCACGGCGGTCGTCGACCAGACCGAGTGGCTCGGCAACGAGCAGTACGCCTACATCCCCTACGAGACGCACCCCGGGGTGCAGGGACGGCTCGACGAGCTGGACCGCGAGCTCGACGGTGAGGGCATGCGGCCGCAGGTCGTGGTCAACCTCGACTCCCGCTCGCGGGTGCGCGAGGGCGCCGAGGCGCAGCTGACGTTCGACCCGAGCCTGATGCACGTCTTCGACCCCAACACGGGCGAGAACCTCACGCGCGACGAGGACAAGGCCGCCGAGATCGCCCGCGACAGCGAGGAGCAGCGCAAGTCCGCGCTGGAGCGCGCGCAGCGGCTGGCGAGCGAGCAGAGCGAGCGCCCGCAGCAGCGCGAGCAGACCGCCTGA
- a CDS encoding carbohydrate ABC transporter permease encodes METKPSPKTRNWLFVASIVIMIWTAIPLLWILATSFKGTEALADSEQNRFGNFWPKDPTLENYKLIFTGEASDLFNPALRNSLIVCLVATLISVVLATFCAYAISRLDFPGKKTILTTALAVSFFPVIAMVTPLFNLWRQIGLFDTIPGLIIPYLALTLPLSIWTLTAFFQQIPWEMEQAAQVDGATSWQAFRKVIAPLAAPGVFTTAIIAFFTAWNDFVFASNLTSSNSARTVPAALAFFTGASQFTQPTGAIAAAAVVVTIPVVILVLLFQRRIVAGLTSGAVKG; translated from the coding sequence ATGGAGACCAAACCCAGCCCCAAGACCCGCAACTGGTTGTTCGTCGCGTCCATCGTCATCATGATCTGGACCGCGATCCCGCTGCTGTGGATCCTGGCCACGTCGTTCAAGGGCACCGAGGCGCTCGCCGACTCCGAGCAGAACCGGTTCGGCAACTTCTGGCCCAAGGACCCGACGCTGGAGAACTACAAGCTGATCTTCACCGGGGAGGCCAGCGACCTGTTCAACCCGGCGCTGCGCAACTCGCTGATCGTCTGCCTGGTGGCGACGCTGATCAGCGTGGTGCTGGCGACGTTCTGTGCGTACGCCATCTCGCGCCTGGACTTCCCCGGCAAGAAGACGATCCTCACCACGGCCCTCGCGGTGTCGTTCTTCCCGGTCATCGCGATGGTGACGCCGCTGTTCAACCTGTGGCGGCAGATCGGTCTGTTCGACACGATCCCGGGTCTGATCATCCCCTACCTGGCGCTCACCCTGCCGCTGTCGATCTGGACCCTGACGGCGTTCTTCCAGCAGATCCCGTGGGAGATGGAGCAGGCGGCCCAGGTCGACGGGGCGACCAGCTGGCAGGCGTTCCGCAAGGTCATCGCCCCGCTGGCCGCGCCGGGCGTGTTCACCACGGCGATCATCGCGTTCTTCACCGCCTGGAACGACTTCGTGTTCGCCTCCAACCTGACGTCCTCCAACAGCGCCCGCACGGTGCCCGCCGCGCTGGCGTTCTTCACCGGCGCCAGCCAGTTCACCCAGCCGACCGGTGCGATCGCCGCCGCGGCGGTCGTCGTCACCATTCCCGTCGTCATCCTGGTGCTGCTGTTCCAGCGCCGCATCGTCGCCGGCCTCACCTCGGGCGCGGTCAAGGGCTGA